GGTCAGCGGCCTGGGGCCGATCACCACGCCACCGGCGTGCTTGCCGACGCCACGCGTCAAGCTTTCCAGGCTCAGCGCCAGGTCGATCAGCGTGTGTGCTTCTTCGTCCTGGTCGTAGAGGTCGCAGAAATCCTTGACGATGCGATCGGGCTCTTTCTTCGCCTTCTCCGAACGACCCAGCGCGCATTGCAGCGTGAGATCCAGCGGGCGGGGCGGAATGAGCTTGGCGATGCGGTCCACCGCGTTGTAGCCCATGCCGAGCACGCGACCGGAGTCTCGCAGCACAGCCTTCGCCGCCATCGAGCCGTAGGTGATGATCTGGCTGACGTGGTCGCGGCCGTATTTGCGTGCGACGTAATCGATCACCTCATCGCGGCGATCCATGCAGAAGTCGATGTCGAAGTCGGGCATCGACACGCGTTCGGGATTCAAGAATCGCTCGAACAGCAGATCGAACTGGATCGGATCGAGATCCGTGATCTTCAGCACCCAGGCGACCAGCGAACCTGCACCCGAACCACGGCCCGGGCCCACGGGAATGCCGTTCTGCTTACCCCAGTTGATGAAGTCCGCCACGATCAGGAAGTAGCCGGGGAAGCCCATCTTGATGATGACGTCCAGCTCGCGTTCCAGCCGCGCTTCGTATTCCTCGCGCGTACGGCCGGGCGCGACGCCAGCGAATTCCAGTCGTTCCTTCAGGCCGTCGCGTGATATCTCGCGGATGTAACTGGCCAGGTCATGGCCTTCCGGCACCGGGAAATCCGGCAGGTAGTACGTACCGAAGTTCAGTTCCAGCGTGCAGCGCTTGGCCAGCTCGATGGTGTTTTCCAGCGCCTCGGGAATATCGGCGAACAACGCCTCCATTTCTTCTGGCGACTTGAGGTACTGCTGGTCGCTGTAATCGCGTGGACGCTTGGGGTCGGCGAGTACGCGCCCCTGATTGATGCACACGCGCGCTTCGTGCGACTCAAAGCCGTCCTGCTTGAGGAAGCGCACATCGTTGCTGGCAATCACCGGCAGGTCGAGCTGTGCGGCAACACCTAGCGCGGCGGCGTTCCAGTTTTCCTCGCCCTCGCGACCGGTGCGGGTCAGTTCAAGGTAGAGGCGATCGGCCATCTGTGTCGCGAAAGCATGGACGCGTGCCACGGCAGTATCCACACCCTGGTTCACGGCGACACGCGCGACTTCGCTGTCGCGGCCGAGCACGGCGATTAGGCCGTGCGTCGCTTCCGGCGTGAGCCAGGTGGCATCGACCATGGCCCGGCCGCTGTGCTGGCCGTCGCGCCATGCGCGCGACACCAACCGGGACAGATTGAGGTAGCCCGCATGGTTCTGGACAAGCAGGGTAAGACGCCAGGGACGCGGGTCATCCGGCGAACTGACCCACACGTCGCTGCCGCCGATCGGTTTGATGCCGGCCGCGCTGCAGGCTTTGTAGAACTTCACCAGCGCGAACATGTTGCTGTCGTCGGTCAGCGCGACTGCCGGAATACCCAGGCGCACGCAAGCCTCGACCAGCCCCTTGATGCGGACAGTCGAGTCGACCAGCGAGTATTCGCTGTGAAGGTGGAGGTGAGCGAAGCGGACGGACATGGCGCACGCGCAGGATGGATCCACAGCCTAACGGCGCGGCCCGGACCGGGCAAGAATTGACATTGCCTCCGGCGTGACTTTTTCGCGCTGGATCAGGAGGATGCCGGAGGGGGGACGGTAGCTGCCGTTGCTCCCGGCGCCGGCTGTGCGAGCAGATCGTCCACGTCCGACATGATGGTGTCGAGCATGTTTTCGTCATAACCCGTGTAGACGTGGGCGATACGCCCATCTCGCCCGATCATCACCATGAAGGGCAACGTCTTAATGTCGTAAGGCTTGCCGATGCGTCCGTCCGGCGGGTCATAGGTCAGGATGATGTCGAGGCTCTTCCAGCGGTTGCGGAGGTCTTTGAATGCCTCGTAGGTGTCGTCATGGTTCACGCCGATGACTTGCAGGTCGGCGGTGCCTTTGAGTTTCTGGAGTGCGGCGAGTACCGGCAGCTCCTTGCGGCAGTAGCCGCACCACGACGCCCAGAACGACACGACGACCACCTTGCCGCGCAGGCCGGACACACGCACGTCGTGTCCGTCGCGATCACGGCCGAGTTCGTCTGAAGGGATGGCGCCTACCTCAGGACGGGCGTGACCCAGGGTGGCCGTTATCAGGGCCAGTACGGCCAGCATGCTTCGAACAGAGCGTCTCATCGGTCCTCTCCTTGACCGGGCCAGCATAGCGAACGCGGCGTCCGTCCCGCCGGCCGAGGGCGGGCGGACGAGCGGTGGTTGCAGGGAGCGGCTGGGGCTGTCATGGTCCGGTGCTTTCACCCTGGACGGCAGCCCTGACGCTGCCCGGAAAACACCGATGTCACTGATCCGCTCGCTGTTCACCGTCAAACCCATCGAGGCCTCGCTTGCCGCCAGCGACAACATGCGGCGCACGCTGGGCCTGAAGGACCTGATCGTCCTGGGCGTGGGAGCGGTGATCGGCGCCGGTATTTTCGTCATTACCGGGCAGGCGGCTGCCGAACATGCCGGTCCGGCCCTGACCATTTCATTCGTGCTGGCCGGCCTGGCTGCCGCGTTGGCGGCACTGAGCTATGCGGAGTTCGCCGCCATGCTGCCGGTCTCGGGCAGTGCCTATGTCTACGCCTACGCCACCTTTGGCGAATTGCTGGCGTGGTTCATCGGCTGGAACGTGGTGGCTGAGTACCTGCTGGCGGTGTCGTCGGTGGCCGTGGGTTGGTCCGGTTACGGAGTGGGCCTGCTGCACAGCATCGGCGTCGATGTACCGGCGGTGCTGGCGAATGCGCCGCTGGCGTTCAAGGATGGTCACTTCGTGGTCACCGGAGCCTGGATGAACTTGCCGGCCCTGCTGGTGGTGGCGGCGATCACCACGTTGCTCTACGCCGGCACGCGTCAGTCGACGCTGTTCGCCAGCGTGGTCGTGGTGCTCAAGGTGCTGGTGGTGATTCTGTTTGTGGTGTTCGGCCTGCAGTACATCGACACCTCGTTGTGGCATCCGTACGTGCCGGCGAGCCAGGGAGGCGACCACTATGGCTGGGCCGGTGTGTTCCGTGCTGCAACCAGCGTGTTCTACGCCTATATCGGTTTCGACGCGGTGGCAACGGCAGCGCAGGAAACGCGCAACCCCCAGCAGAACGTGCCGGCCGGCATCCTGATCTCGTTGGCCATCTGCACGGTGCTCTACATCGTGGTGGCGGCGGTGCTGACCGGACTTGTGCCGTATGCGCAACTGGCCACGGCGGAGCCAGTAGCGACGGCGCTGGCCGCGCATCCAGCGCTGGCATGGCTGAAAGTGCTGACGCAGATAGGCGCAGTGGCGGGCCTGACCTCGGTGATCCTGGTGATGCACATGGGCTTGGCACGCATCCTCTACACGATGGCGGGTGACGGCCTGCTGCCGCGCATGTTCGGCGCTGTGCATGACCGCTTCCGTACGCCACATCGCACGACGGTGCTGGTTGGTGTCATCGGCGGCCTGCTGGCGGCGGTGTTCCCGCTGAGCCTGCTGGGTGACCTGCTGTCGATGGGCACGCTGCTGGCGTTCGCCACGGTGTGCATCGGCGTGCTGGTGCTGCGCCGCACGCGCCCGGATCTGCCGCGCGGTTTCCGTGTGCCCGCCGCATCGGTGGTGTGCCCCTTGGGCGTCGTCGTCTGCCTGTTCCTGCTGGCGCAGATGAACAGGGGTAACTGGATGCTGCTGGCCGGCTGGACCACGGTCGGCATGCTCATCTACATCGGCTACGGCTATCGCAACAGCCGTTTGCGTGTGGGTGGCTGATCGCCAGCATCGCGGCGACGATGGCACGCCACCGTCGCCAGCGCTGCGTCTTACCAGATGTGGAAGCGCTCCGCGCTTTGCGGATGATCGATGTAGTGATCCAGCCCCTGTACCCGGAGCGGATGCCGGTCGTAGTCGACATGCCGGAGTTCGGCATTTGCGGTGTCTGCCATCTCGTCAGGGGTGAGCTGCGATAAAGGCATGACGTCCGGGTGGCTGTTGGGTGTGGACGGGTCGTTCGGGCGGCGGATGGTGCTCATGACGGACTCCCGCGGTCGAATGCGCGCTTGGTTGGAGTCTTCAATCCCATGCGGTGGGGAGACGTGCATGGGGCCTTCGTCCCTGCCTGACGGAAGCGCACCGGACCCGGTGGCTTCGCTTTCCTATCCATTGGGATGCAGCGGCGGCCCGAAAGGTTGCACTAGCCAATGGCGCGGGGCCGAGCGCTGTTCCATGGATTCAAGCTTAGATTAGCGCTGTTGCACGCGGGTGACGCCGGCCATTAGGCATGCCTTTCGGCGTGCGTATTGGCCCTGCGATTGCTTCGCCGATGCGACGCAGCGGCCGTGATCCGGACGTCTATCTCAGAACAGCACGCCCTGGTCCACCAGGATCTTCACCGGCGCAAAACTACGGCGATGGTGCGGGCAGGGACCCAGGCGCTTCAGGGCGGACAAGTGTGCCGGCGTGCCGTAGCCTTTGTGCTCGGCGAAACCGTAGCCGGGGTGTTCACGGTCAAGCTCCACCATCCATCGGTCTCGCGTTACCTTGGCGAGAATCGACGCGGCGCTGATCGCTGGTTCCAGTGCGTCGCCGCCGATGATGGCGCGGCCCGCGCATGGCAGATCGCGAGGCAACGCATTGCCATCGATCCATGCCTCGTGCGCCGCCGGCGTCAGGCCCAACAGCGCGCGGCACATGCCAGTCATGGTGGCTTGGTAGATGTTGATCCGGTCGATCTCGTCGGACATCACCATCACGATACTGTGTGCTAGCGCGCGCTCGACGATCAGCGGATAGAGCGCCTCGCGCTTCTGCTCGGTGAGCTTCTTCGAATCGTTGAGCCCCTCGATAGGGCGTGCAGGATCGAGGATGACCGCGGCGACCGCGACAGGGCCGGCCAGCGGCCCGCGGCCCGCTTCGTCCACGCCGGCGATAAAGCGTGTTTCCAACACCGTGGCGGCCGCGTTCGCGGTGCGTCGATTGACCTTCGCCTCAGCCATGGTGCGCCTCGATCATTTCGGCGATGGCATCGGCCGCGAGATCGCCTGCATGGCCTTCCAGATCACCCCGTAGCGCCAGATGCAATTGTTCGAAAGCGGCGACGATGGCACCGCGCCGCTCGCTGTCGTGGAATAGCGACAACGTTGCCTCGGCGAGCTTGTCGACCGTGAAGTCGTCCTGCATGAGTTCGGGAACCAACACGATGTCGTCGCCCATGCCGCTCGCCCGCGCCAGGATGTTCGGCAACGAATAGACGTCTGTCTTGAGCATGTTGAGCACCTTGGCGATGCGGTAGCTCACCGGAGACACGCGGTAGCCGACCACCATAGGGCGCTTGGCGAGCATGGCTTCGAGCGTCGCCGTGCCGGAGGCGAGCAATACCACGTCGGCCGCGAGCATGGCTTCGTGCGCGTGGCCATCGATGAGTTGCGGCGTGCTCTCATCTTCGCTGGTGCCGACGAGTTCTTTTAATGTCGCATGCACGCGCTCGTTGGCAGCAGGAACGATGATGCGAAGACCTGGCAACTGCGCGGCGACCTTGCGCGCTGCCTGGATGAAGGCCGTGCCCAGCTGTTTGATTTCGGAGCCACGACTGCCCGGCAGTACCGCAAGCACGGGTACGTTCTGTGGAATGCCAAGGAAATCGCGCGCACCGATGCGGTCGGACACCAGCGCGAAGCGGTCGGCCAGCGGATGACCAACGAAGCGCGCATCGATACCGTGCCGGGCATAGATGGCGGGCTCCATCGGGAACAGGCATAGCACGCGGTCAGCGCTGCGTCCGATCTTTTCCGCCCGCTTCTCGCGCCATGCCCAGACCGACGGGCTGACGTAGTGCACGGTACGGATGCCGGCTTCGCGCAGGCGCTTTTCGACACCCAGGTTGAAATCGGGTGCATCGATGCCAACCACCACGTCGGGCTTTGCCGCCGCGAGGCGCGCAAGTAACTCCTTGCGCAGTTTGAGCAGGCGGGGCAGGTGAGACACCACCTCGGCAAAGCCGAACAGCGACAGCTCCTTGATGTCGTACCAGGAGTCGAAGCCCGCGGCCTGCATGCGCGCGCCGCCGATGCCGACGAAATGCGCCAACGGATAGCGGCGTTGCAGCGCCGCTATCAGGTCCGCGCCAAGCTGATCGCCCGAATCTTCGCCGGCGATGATGGCGATGGTCGGCGTTCTGACTGTCGCATCTGTTATGGACATATCGTTACGTCAGCCGTCAGAGCCAGAGCGCGTGCCTGATTCGTTGATATGTGCTGCGCACATATCAACGCGCCAGCGAGCGCTCGCTGCTGTCGATGAACTCGAGCATCGCGCGCACGTCTTCACTGTCGTTGGCCTGCACGCTGAGCTGTTCGCGCGCGTCGGCCAGGGTCAGTCCTGCCATGTACAGCGTGCGATAGGCGCGCTTGATGGCCGAGATGCGCGCCGTGTCGAAACCGCGGCGCTTAAGGCCTTCGCTGTTGATGCCGCGCGGGCGGCCGCGCTGCTCGTTGGCCATTGTCACGAACGGCGGCACGTCGGAACCAAGCAGGCAACCCATGCCGATGAAGGCGTGCGCACCAATCTTGCAGAACTGATGGGCGCCGGAGAATCCCGCCATCACCACCCAGTCACCGATCTCCACATGGCCGGCCAGCGCGGAGTAGTTGGAGAACACCGTGTTGTTGCCGATCTTGCAGTCGTGCGCGATGTGGACGTAGGCAAGAATCAGGTTGTCGTTGCCAACCTGGGTCACGCCGCCGCCGTCGCCGGTGCCGCGATTGATGGTGACGTACTCGCGGATCAGGTTGCGGTCGCCAATCAGCAGTTCGGTGTGCTCACCGCTGAACTTCTTGTCCTGCGGATCGCCACCCAGCGAGGCGAACTGGCTGATGCGGTTGTCACGACCAATGCGCGTGGGGCCCTGGATCACCACATGCGGGCCGATCACCGTACCTTCGCCGATATGCACGTCGGCGCCGATCACGGAGTACGCGCCGATGCTGACGCCGCTGGCGACGACCGCGGTAGGATCGATCTGCGCAGTGGGATGGATCATTTGTCGGACCTCGCGGCGCACATCAGTTCGCAGCTGGCCACGACCTTGCCGTCGACGATGGTGCGTGCCTCGAACAGGCCCATGCTGCGCAGCAGGCGCTTGAGCTCGACTTCCAGGCGCAGCTGATCACCCGGTACCACGGGGGCGTTAAAGCGCGCGTTGTCCACCTTGGCGAGGTAGAACAGCGGGCTACCCGTGGTGCCCTTCAGGCGGCTGGAGATCTGCGTCAGCAGGCCGGCTGCCTGTGCCATCGCTTCCACGATCAACACACCCGGCATCACCGGATGGCCGGGGAAGTGACCCTGGAAGAACGGCTCGTTCATCGTCACGTTCTTGATGGCCACGGCACTCTTGTCCGGCACCAGTTCGATCAGGCGGTCGACCAGCAGGAACGGATAGCGATGCGGCAGCAGCTGCTGGATCGTTTCCACGTTCACGGGCAGATGGAAGGGCACGGTCAGGTCACTCATTATTGCTGTCCTTCTCCAGCGCCGAGAGCCGGCGCACGTATTCATCGAGATGCTTGAATCGGGCTGCGTTGCGCCGCCATTGGCGACTTTCCTGCAGCGGTGCGCCCGAGGAGTATTCACCCGGCTCGCGGATGGAATGCGTGACCAGGCTCTTGGCGGTAATGTTAACGCGGTCCGCCAGCTCCAGATGGCCGAGCACGCCGGCGTTGCCGCCGATCATGCAATAACGGCCGATCTTGGCGCTGCCAGCCACGGCGGAGCAGCCTGCCATGGCCGTGTGGGCGCCGATATACACGTTGTGGGCGATCTGGATCTGGTTGTCGAGGCGGACATCTTCCTCGAGGACGGTGTCGTCCAGCGCGCCGCGGTCGATGGTGGTGTTGGCGCCGATTTCACAATCGTCGCCGATGCGCACGCCGCCCAATTGCGGCAACTTGATCCAGTGGTCGCGATCGAAGGCGAGGCCAAAGCCATCCGAGCCGATCACGGCGCCCGGATGCACCAGCACGCGCTTACCCAGCGTCACGCGGATGACCAGGGTCACGCGCGCCACCAGGCGGCACTGCGCGCCAATCGTGCATTCGGGGCCGATGATGCAGTGCGGGCCGAGAATGGCGCCATCCTCGATGACGGCACCGTCCTCGATCACGCAGCCGGGGCCAATGCTGGCGGTCGGCGCCACTTGGGCGCCCGGTGCCACCACCGCCGTGGGGTGGATGCCCTGCGGCGAAGCGGAATGGCGCTCGAACAAGGCGGCGATTTTGGCGTAGGCCACATAAGGGTCGTGGGCCACCAGGGCGGCCACCGGGCTGTCCGCGACGTTTTCCTCACGCATGACCACTACGCCAGCGCTGGTAGCCGTCAGCTGCGATGCGTATTTGCTGTTGGAAAGGAAGCTCAGCTGGCTCGGGCTGGCGCCGGCCAGCGTGCCCACGCCATCGATGACGCGGGAGCCGTCGCCATGGCTGACGAGACCGAAGCGCTCGGCCAGCTCGGATACGGTGGTTTGAAAAACGCTCATGTCAGCTCCCTGCAATCAGACCATTGTAGGTCGCCTCGGCGGAGGCATCAAAAGATGGCCCTAAGAGTGGCCCCCAGGGATGGTTGCCACCATAAAAGAAGGCGCGGCATGGCCGCGCCTTCTGCTGTGTTACCCCTTGGGTGGTCAGCTCGTCAGAACTGGCTGCCGAAGGTGAACTGGATGCGCTCTTCGTAGTGACCATCGTCCGCCTGGGTGCGCAGCGGCACGGCGAAGTTGATGATCAGCGGGCCGATGGGCGCCTGCCAATGCAACGACAGACCCGTGGAGACGCGCAGCGTCTTGGCGGTGAAGCTCTGGTAGTCGGTATAGGCGTTGCCGACGTCCACAAACCACGACACGCGAGCGGTGTTGATGTCCTTGAGGAACGGCAGCGGCAGATACAGCTCAGCCGTACCTAGCACCTTGAACGCGCCACCCAGCGGCTGTGCATAGCTGTACACGCTGCCTGGGCAGGTGCCGTCGGACAGCGGGGTGATCGGTACCTGTTTGCCCGCAGCATTGGTCGTGGTGCCCACGCAGACGCGAGGACCCAGGGTGTTGTCCTGGAAACCGCGCACGTCGCGCACGCCGCCGGAGTAGAAGTTCTCCCAGAACGGGAAGGTGATCTTCTGGCCCGCCTGGTAGATGCCGTCGTCGCTGCTGTTGTCGAAGGTCTGGCCGTAGGTCTTGCCGTAGCCGACCTGACCGTCCACGTACAGCACGAAGCCCTTGCCGATCGGCCAGTAGTGATTCGCCTCGCCCATGATCTTGTAGTACTGCACGGTCGAACCGGGCAGGGCGATATCGGTAGACAGCGAGATCAGGCCGCCGCGAGTGGGCGCCCAGTAACCGTTACGCGTGTCGTGGTTCCAGCCCAGCGTGGCATCCCAGGTATGGATGGTCTGGTGGCCCAGCGCGTTCTGGTAGTCGATCAGAATCTGCGGCGAGTAGTTGGCCGTCTGCGTGACCGTGTTGCCGTTCGAGTCGGTGGTCAGGTACTGGTAGCTGAGGTTGATCTTGTTGCTGCTGAGGCCCAGGCCCGCGCGGATATTGTCCGTTTCGGAAATCGGGAAGCTCAGGAAGCTGGAGAACGACTTCATCGAACTTTCGTAGTTCACGAAGTCGCTGTTGGTATCG
This genomic window from Dyella terrae contains:
- a CDS encoding amino acid permease → MIRSLFTVKPIEASLAASDNMRRTLGLKDLIVLGVGAVIGAGIFVITGQAAAEHAGPALTISFVLAGLAAALAALSYAEFAAMLPVSGSAYVYAYATFGELLAWFIGWNVVAEYLLAVSSVAVGWSGYGVGLLHSIGVDVPAVLANAPLAFKDGHFVVTGAWMNLPALLVVAAITTLLYAGTRQSTLFASVVVVLKVLVVILFVVFGLQYIDTSLWHPYVPASQGGDHYGWAGVFRAATSVFYAYIGFDAVATAAQETRNPQQNVPAGILISLAICTVLYIVVAAVLTGLVPYAQLATAEPVATALAAHPALAWLKVLTQIGAVAGLTSVILVMHMGLARILYTMAGDGLLPRMFGAVHDRFRTPHRTTVLVGVIGGLLAAVFPLSLLGDLLSMGTLLAFATVCIGVLVLRRTRPDLPRGFRVPAASVVCPLGVVVCLFLLAQMNRGNWMLLAGWTTVGMLIYIGYGYRNSRLRVGG
- the lpxD gene encoding UDP-3-O-(3-hydroxymyristoyl)glucosamine N-acyltransferase, whose product is MSVFQTTVSELAERFGLVSHGDGSRVIDGVGTLAGASPSQLSFLSNSKYASQLTATSAGVVVMREENVADSPVAALVAHDPYVAYAKIAALFERHSASPQGIHPTAVVAPGAQVAPTASIGPGCVIEDGAVIEDGAILGPHCIIGPECTIGAQCRLVARVTLVIRVTLGKRVLVHPGAVIGSDGFGLAFDRDHWIKLPQLGGVRIGDDCEIGANTTIDRGALDDTVLEEDVRLDNQIQIAHNVYIGAHTAMAGCSAVAGSAKIGRYCMIGGNAGVLGHLELADRVNITAKSLVTHSIREPGEYSSGAPLQESRQWRRNAARFKHLDEYVRRLSALEKDSNNE
- a CDS encoding TlpA disulfide reductase family protein, producing MRRSVRSMLAVLALITATLGHARPEVGAIPSDELGRDRDGHDVRVSGLRGKVVVVSFWASWCGYCRKELPVLAALQKLKGTADLQVIGVNHDDTYEAFKDLRNRWKSLDIILTYDPPDGRIGKPYDIKTLPFMVMIGRDGRIAHVYTGYDENMLDTIMSDVDDLLAQPAPGATAATVPPPASS
- the lpxB gene encoding lipid-A-disaccharide synthase; the protein is MSITDATVRTPTIAIIAGEDSGDQLGADLIAALQRRYPLAHFVGIGGARMQAAGFDSWYDIKELSLFGFAEVVSHLPRLLKLRKELLARLAAAKPDVVVGIDAPDFNLGVEKRLREAGIRTVHYVSPSVWAWREKRAEKIGRSADRVLCLFPMEPAIYARHGIDARFVGHPLADRFALVSDRIGARDFLGIPQNVPVLAVLPGSRGSEIKQLGTAFIQAARKVAAQLPGLRIIVPAANERVHATLKELVGTSEDESTPQLIDGHAHEAMLAADVVLLASGTATLEAMLAKRPMVVGYRVSPVSYRIAKVLNMLKTDVYSLPNILARASGMGDDIVLVPELMQDDFTVDKLAEATLSLFHDSERRGAIVAAFEQLHLALRGDLEGHAGDLAADAIAEMIEAHHG
- the fabZ gene encoding 3-hydroxyacyl-ACP dehydratase FabZ, which produces MSDLTVPFHLPVNVETIQQLLPHRYPFLLVDRLIELVPDKSAVAIKNVTMNEPFFQGHFPGHPVMPGVLIVEAMAQAAGLLTQISSRLKGTTGSPLFYLAKVDNARFNAPVVPGDQLRLEVELKRLLRSMGLFEARTIVDGKVVASCELMCAARSDK
- the rnhB gene encoding ribonuclease HII, producing MAEAKVNRRTANAAATVLETRFIAGVDEAGRGPLAGPVAVAAVILDPARPIEGLNDSKKLTEQKREALYPLIVERALAHSIVMVMSDEIDRINIYQATMTGMCRALLGLTPAAHEAWIDGNALPRDLPCAGRAIIGGDALEPAISAASILAKVTRDRWMVELDREHPGYGFAEHKGYGTPAHLSALKRLGPCPHHRRSFAPVKILVDQGVLF
- the lpxA gene encoding acyl-ACP--UDP-N-acetylglucosamine O-acyltransferase, with amino-acid sequence MIHPTAQIDPTAVVASGVSIGAYSVIGADVHIGEGTVIGPHVVIQGPTRIGRDNRISQFASLGGDPQDKKFSGEHTELLIGDRNLIREYVTINRGTGDGGGVTQVGNDNLILAYVHIAHDCKIGNNTVFSNYSALAGHVEIGDWVVMAGFSGAHQFCKIGAHAFIGMGCLLGSDVPPFVTMANEQRGRPRGINSEGLKRRGFDTARISAIKRAYRTLYMAGLTLADAREQLSVQANDSEDVRAMLEFIDSSERSLAR